A region from the Macaca mulatta isolate MMU2019108-1 chromosome 13, T2T-MMU8v2.0, whole genome shotgun sequence genome encodes:
- the HADHB gene encoding trifunctional enzyme subunit beta, mitochondrial isoform X7, translating to MPHDLARAALTGLLHRTSVPKEVVDYIIFGTVIQEVKTSNVAREAALGAGFSDKTPAHTVTMACISANQAMTTGVGLIASGQCDVIVAGGVELMSDIPIRHSRKMRKLMLDLNKAKSMGQRLSLISKFRLNFLAPELPAVAEFSTSETMGHSADRLAAAFAVSRLEQDEYALRSHSLAKKAQDEGLLSDVVPFRVPGKDTVTKDNGIRPSSLEQMAKLKPAFIKPYGTVTAANSSFLTDGASAMLIMAEEKALAMGYKPKAYLRDFMYVSQDPKDQLLLGPTYATPKVLEKAGLTMNDIDAFEFHEAFSGQILANFKAMDSDWFAENYMGRKTKVGLPPLEKFNNWGGSLSLGHPFGATGCRLVMAAANRLRKEGGQYGLVAACAAGGQGHAMIVEAYPK from the exons ATGCCACATGATTTGGCTAGAGCAGCACTTAC GGGTTTGTTGCATCGGACCAGTGTCCCTAAGGAAGTAGTTGATTATATCATCTTTGGCACAGTTATTCAGGAAGTGAAAACAAGCAATGTGGCTAGAGAG GCTGCCCTTGGAGCTGGCTTCTCTGACAAGACTCCTGCTCACACTGTCACCATGGCTTGTATCTCTGCCAACCAAGCCATGACCACAG GCGTTGGCTTGATTGCTTCTGGCCAGTGTGATGTGATCGTGGCAGGTGGTGTTGAGTTGATGTCCGATATCCCTATTCGTCActcaaggaaaatgagaaaactgatgctTGATCTCAATAAGGCCAAATCTATGGGCCAGCGACTGTCTTTAATCTCTAAATTCCGATTGAATTTCCTAGCACCTGAG CTTCCTGCGGTTGCTGAGTTCTCCACCAGTGAGACCATGGGCCACTCTGCAGACCGACTGGCTGCCGCCTTTGCTGTTTCTCGGCTGGAACAGGATGAATACGCACTGCGCTCTCACAGTCTGGCCAAGAAGGCACAGGATGAGGGACTCCTTTCTGATGTCGTACCCTTCAGAGTACCAG gaaaagaTACAGTTACCAAAGATAATGGCATTCGTCCTTCCTCACTGGAGCAGATGGCCAAACTAAAACCTGCATTCATCAAGCCCTACGGCACAGTGACAGCTGCAAATTCTTCTTTCTTG ACTGATGGCGCATCTGCAATGTTGATTATGGCAGAGGAAAAGGCTTTGGCCATGGGTTATAAGCCGAAGGCATATTTGAG GGATTTTATGTATGTGTCTCAGGATCCAAAAGATCAACTGTTACTCGG gccAACATATGCTACTCCAAAAGTTCTAGAAAAGGCAGGATTAACCATGAATGATATTGATGCTTTTGAATTTCATGAAGCTTTCTCG GGTCAGATTTTGGCAAATTTTAAAGCCATGGATTCTGATTGGTTTGCAGAAAACTACATGGGTAGAAAAACCAAG GTtggattgcctcctttggagaagTTTAATAACTGGGGTGGATCTCTGTCTCTGGGACACCCATTTGGAGCCACTGGCTGCAGGTTGGTCATGGCAGCTGCCAACAGATTACGGAAAGAAGGAGGCCAGTATGGCTTAGTGGCTGCCTGCGCAGCTGGAGGGCAG GGCCATGCTATGATAGTGGAAGCTTATCCAAAATAA